The Candidatus Sericytochromatia bacterium genome contains the following window.
GCGACGACGGCTTGACGCTGGGCGCGGCGCGGCGAGGAGGCGGGGGCCGGACTGGCGAGCGACACGCCTGTCGGCCTCAGCGGACGGCCGCCAGGCGTGCCGGCAGGGTGCGCAGCCGCAGGCGCGCGGCCTCCAGGGTTTCCTCCTTCTTGGGAAACGCGAAGCGGATCCAGCGCCCGCCCGCCTGTTTGTCGGCCCAGAAGGCCGTACCCGGCACCGGGGCGACGCCGACCTGCGTGATCAGAAAATGGGCGAAAGGCACTGCGTCCATACCGGTGTGGGTGATATCGCACATCACGTAGTAGGCCCCCTGGGGCGCGATCGGATTCAGCTCGGCCTCGCTCAGGATCTCCAGCATGGTGGCCCGGCGTTCGGCGTACTTCTGCAGCATCTCCTGGTAGTAGTCCGGCCCGAAGCCCAGGGCCGTGATGGCGGCTTCCTGGAGGGGCGCCGGCGCGCCCACGGTCAGGAAGTCATGGGCGCGCCGAATCGCGGCGGTGAGGTCTTCCGGAGCGATCACGTAGCCCAGACGCCAGCCCGTCACGGCAAAGGTCTTGGAGAGCCCGCTGATGGTGATGGTGCGTTCGGCCATGCCCGGCAGCGTGGCGATCGAGACGTGCTCCCCCGTGTAGACCATGTGCTCGTAGATTTCGTCGGTGATGGCGAGGGTATCGAAGGTCTGACAGAGCTCCGCAATCTGGGTGAGTTCTGCGCGGCTGAAGACCTTGCCAGTGGGGTTGTGCGGCGTGTTGACCACGATGGCCCTTGTCCGCGGCCCGAAGGCCGCCCGCAGCTTGTCCGGGTCGATGCGGAAGTCGCGGCCCTCGAGCGGCACGAAGCGCAGGTTGGCCTGCGCGATCACCGCGTCCGGGCCGTAGTTTTCGTAGAAGGGCTCGAACACGATGACCTCGTCACCCGGCTCCACAACCGACAGCATCACGGCCATCATGGCCTCGGTGGCGCCACATGTGACGGTCACGTGCTTGGCCGGGTCCACCCAGTCAAGCCGGTTGAAGGCCGCCGCTTTCCGGGCGATCGCCTCGCGCAGCCCCGGCGTGCCCCAGGTGATGGCATACTGGTTCACATCCGCCATCACGGCCCGGCAGGCGGCCTCCTTGAGGGCCAGAGGGGCCGCGAAGTCGGGAAATCCCTGCGCCAGGTTGATGCCACCGTGCTGGTTGCAGTGTCTGGTCATCTCTCGGATGACGGATTCGCTGAACAGCTGGACGCGGGGGGCGACGTGGTTGCGCATGGGAGTCTCCAGTTCGGCAAGCGAGGGGGAGCGCGACTGGAAACATGCCCCGACCTCGCGGGTCTTTCACCGCCCCTCGGTGCTTGCTCGTGCTCCCCTCAGCCACGTTGCAGAGACGCTGCTCGGCTCCTTGCGACATCTGGATGCTCACTGGCGGTGAGCCGGGCTTGCGCGGGACCGGGCGGTTGGCTGAGGGTTTTCTGCGGGCCACTCACGGGTAAGCGACCTGTGGGTGGTTGGTCGAGACCCTGGGGGAATCCTGATGCTTGCCACACGGTGGTTGAACCTGGCCCTGGTGGCGGCCGTTCTGGCCGCTTGTTCGGTGTCGGTTTCGGCCCCCAAAGCCGGCTCCGATGCGCTGACGCGCAACGCGCGGCGACCTTTCGCCACCCCGAAGCTGACGGCGGTGCGGGGGGGCGTGCGGGTCCCCTCAGGTTACTCGGCGCTGGGGGGCGACCCGTTTGCGCGCAGCAACGGCTTGATCGCAGCCGGCAGTATGAACCTGATTGCGGCGGGCAGCATGAACCTGATCGCGGCCGGCAGCATGAACTATCGGTTGAGCCAGCAGGTCTCGGCCAGCGGTACGTTGCAACCTTTGGTGGGCAGTGAGGTGTATCTGGCCGATGGCACCGGAGCGGCCCTGCCTGAGATTCCGCCGGTGTTCACGGATGAGGCGGGCGAGTACCTCTTCGCGGACATCCCGGATGGCTTCACCTACGTGGTGCTGGCCATGGCGCGCACCCCGGCCGGTTTACCCGTCAACCTCAAGACGATCGTGCAGGCCCGGGACGGCCGCGCGGACGTCGACCCGGCTACCACGTTGGCCACCGAAGCGGTCGTGGACACGAGAGAAGAGGGCTTGGGCCAGTTCAATACCGAGCGCTTTCAGCAACTTCAGGTCACCATACGCGAGGACTTGACCCGCAACGGGGTGCCGGATCTGGCCAATCCGCAGGCGGTCGCCTCCCGCATCGTGGCCATTCAAGAAGCGGCCCCGACCGTTCGACAGGTGGTCGAGACCCTGCGGGAGGATCTGCGGGATCCTGGCGAGGCGATCGCCGTGCTGCGGGAACAACTCGCGGCCCGGCCTCAGCCAACGGCCGCACCCTCGTCGGCGCCTCGCCGATTGACCTGCGAAGAGGCCTTCGCGGAACGCGACGAGAATGGCGACGACGTGGTCGAGGCGAAAGAGGCCAGCGGTGCGGCGGCCTTCTTCGCGGCTTATGACCAGGACAAGAACGGCAAGGTGACCCGCGAGGAGGCCTGTGGGCTCGTGGTTCGGCGGCCAGTGGCAGCGAGCCCGGCGCCTGAGTTTATCGTGGTCACGGCCACACCTGCCTCGCAGCCTACGCCGTCGCCCACGCCCGCGCTGAAACCCACCCCGACACCCACCCCGACGCTCAAGTCGACGCCCACTCCCACCCCTGCGCTCAAAGCGACGCCCACGCCCACCCCGGTGCGGTTGGACTCGACCAGCGCCGTGACCACTGAAACTGCCTTGAATTCGGGGAGCAAGCTGTCGCCCACACAGCCAGTCACGGAACCCGCGACCAAGGAACTGGTCGGCTGTGACAATAGTTTCAAACTCGCTGCCGGTGACAACGGCCAGGTCGACCTGAAGGAATTCCTGCAGGTGCCGGGCGCAACCGAGGAGCAGTTTGCGGCGGCTGACCTCGACAAAAGTGGGTGGTTGGACCGGCAAGAGTACGGGCTAGCTGAATGCGGGGAAACCAGGAAGGTCTCCGGTGGGGTGCTGACCGGCGCGGTGGATACCCTGAGCCAGTGACGGGCTGACGATGCGCCTCCACGATCGCTTCGTTCATCACGGGCTCCTGACCCTGCTTCTGGCTCTGCTAACCGCCTGCCGCCTGCCCGCCGTCACGCGCACTCCCGTGCAGGGGGTCACCAGCAAGCCCTCGCGCGCTGCCTCTCCAGCCGCCGGCCCCACCTCCGTCACGTCGGGAGGGTCAGGGGCGACCGGCTCCGCCGCCTCAGCGGGGACCGACGTCAGGGGCCTGGCACCCCTGCCGCAGGGGTTCCCGACCCGCGTTGTCGCTC
Protein-coding sequences here:
- a CDS encoding aminotransferase class I/II-fold pyridoxal phosphate-dependent enzyme — protein: MRNHVAPRVQLFSESVIREMTRHCNQHGGINLAQGFPDFAAPLALKEAACRAVMADVNQYAITWGTPGLREAIARKAAAFNRLDWVDPAKHVTVTCGATEAMMAVMLSVVEPGDEVIVFEPFYENYGPDAVIAQANLRFVPLEGRDFRIDPDKLRAAFGPRTRAIVVNTPHNPTGKVFSRAELTQIAELCQTFDTLAITDEIYEHMVYTGEHVSIATLPGMAERTITISGLSKTFAVTGWRLGYVIAPEDLTAAIRRAHDFLTVGAPAPLQEAAITALGFGPDYYQEMLQKYAERRATMLEILSEAELNPIAPQGAYYVMCDITHTGMDAVPFAHFLITQVGVAPVPGTAFWADKQAGGRWIRFAFPKKEETLEAARLRLRTLPARLAAVR